In Pseudomonadota bacterium, the genomic window GCCCCAATCACCGCTGACGTCGCCCTATCCGCGCACCGAAGGCACAGAGATCATGCTGAGCACCCTACCGCTCTTTTTCGGCGTTGGCCTGTTGGCCGGCATCATGGCCGGATTGTTCGGCATCGGTGGCGGGTTGGTCATCGTGCCGGCACTTCTCGTGGCTTTTCGCAGTCAGAATATCCCGCCCGAACTGACCATGCATTTGGCGCTGGGCACGTCCCTGGCCACGATTGTCGTCACGTCCATTTCATCGGTCCTGGCGCACCGGGCCAAAGGCGCCATCCGCTGGGACGTGGTGAGCCGCTTGGCGCCGGGGGTCGCACTGGGCGCTATTCTGGGTGCGTTTGCCGCAGATTTCATGCCTGGTGCCCTGCTACAGGCCTTATTTGCATTGTTCGCTTTGATCATGGCACTGACCATGGCCATGGACTTCAAACCGTCAGCCCATCGCAGCCTGCCCGGCCGGTCCGGTCTACTCGTCGTCGGCAGTGTCATCGGGACGCTATCGGCCCTCGCGGGGATCGGCGGTGGCTCGCTCACCGTCCCGTTCTTGAGTTACTGCAACGTCGCGATGCGTTATGCCGTGGGTATCGCCGCAGCGTGTGGCTTTCCGATCGCCTTGGCCGGGAGCGCCGGATACCTTTTGGCCGGCTGGGGACAAGCGGACTTGCCTGCCTACAGTACCGGCTACATCTATTGGCCCGCGTTTTTCGGTATTACCGTGGCCACCGCGACGTCAGCACCGTTGGGAGCGCGACTGGCACATCG contains:
- a CDS encoding sulfite exporter TauE/SafE family protein, producing MLSTLPLFFGVGLLAGIMAGLFGIGGGLVIVPALLVAFRSQNIPPELTMHLALGTSLATIVVTSISSVLAHRAKGAIRWDVVSRLAPGVALGAILGAFAADFMPGALLQALFALFALIMALTMAMDFKPSAHRSLPGRSGLLVVGSVIGTLSALAGIGGGSLTVPFLSYCNVAMRYAVGIAAACGFPIALAGSAGYLLAGWGQADLPAYSTGYIYWPAFFGITVATATSAPLGARLAHRFSERRMKQLFAGFLVIVGLRLLF